In Oscillatoria acuminata PCC 6304, a single window of DNA contains:
- a CDS encoding fasciclin domain-containing protein: MANLIETATELGQFKTLLTLVESADLLDLLKSPGPYTVFAPTDEAFAALPSNTIANLMEDIPKLQKILSYHVLNGDVRTDNLEELASAETVEGSVVGVDTSDGIKINDAKVLSADRLTDNGVIHAIDKVLIPSLVSV; encoded by the coding sequence ATGGCTAACTTGATAGAAACTGCCACCGAACTCGGGCAATTCAAAACCCTGCTCACGTTAGTTGAATCGGCAGATCTCCTGGATCTCCTCAAGAGTCCAGGACCTTATACCGTCTTTGCACCCACGGATGAAGCCTTTGCCGCCCTGCCTTCTAATACCATTGCCAATTTGATGGAAGATATTCCGAAGTTGCAGAAAATCCTCTCTTATCACGTTCTGAATGGAGACGTGCGGACGGATAATTTGGAAGAGTTAGCTTCAGCAGAAACCGTGGAAGGTTCAGTGGTAGGGGTGGATACCTCTGATGGAATCAAAATCAATGATGCTAAAGTCTTGAGTGCCGATCGCCTCACGGACAATGGGGTGATTCATGCGATCGACAAGGTACTGATTCCTAGTTTGGTTTCGGTATAA
- a CDS encoding ABC transporter ATP-binding protein: MDSVVDWPTEPITTERVPAIETFQLRKAYRTGFWMNKQVETLKNCTLTVYEGETFGLLGPNGAGKTTILKILLGILRPSGGRGLLLGQPLGDRAVRERIGYLPENPYFYKYLTGWEFLAFTANLFQIPASEQRQRIPDLLDLVGIAKSAARNKILRNYSKGMLQRIGMAQALINNPDVVFLDEPMSGLDPLGRYQMREIIISLKEQGKTIFFNSHILADVEKICDRVAILAQGELICSGSLKELLGTSDLYFVKGTGGNLEVLKQWLPDLELEDDRWQGHLKGSPQDFLASLQLMGGKLITIDLTGASLEEFFVQQLRDRGITVSQ; encoded by the coding sequence ATGGATTCTGTCGTTGATTGGCCTACCGAACCGATAACCACTGAGCGAGTACCAGCGATCGAGACCTTTCAATTGCGAAAGGCTTACCGCACTGGGTTTTGGATGAACAAACAAGTCGAAACCCTCAAAAACTGCACCCTAACCGTGTATGAGGGCGAAACCTTTGGGTTGCTGGGTCCCAATGGGGCCGGGAAAACGACCATCCTCAAAATTTTATTGGGGATCTTGCGTCCGAGTGGGGGTCGCGGGTTATTACTCGGGCAGCCTTTGGGCGATCGCGCGGTTCGAGAACGCATCGGTTATCTCCCAGAAAACCCCTATTTTTATAAATATTTAACCGGCTGGGAATTTTTAGCTTTTACTGCTAACTTATTCCAAATTCCCGCCAGTGAGCAGCGCCAACGCATTCCCGATCTATTGGACCTGGTTGGCATCGCCAAATCTGCCGCTCGAAATAAAATCCTGCGAAACTATTCTAAAGGGATGTTACAGCGAATTGGCATGGCCCAGGCATTGATTAATAATCCCGATGTGGTGTTTTTAGATGAACCGATGTCGGGATTAGACCCCTTGGGACGGTATCAGATGCGGGAAATTATCATTTCTTTGAAAGAACAAGGGAAAACGATTTTTTTTAATAGTCACATTCTCGCCGATGTGGAAAAAATTTGCGATCGCGTTGCCATCCTCGCCCAAGGGGAATTAATTTGCTCCGGTTCCCTCAAGGAATTATTGGGGACTTCTGACCTTTATTTTGTCAAAGGTACTGGAGGGAATTTAGAAGTGCTCAAACAGTGGTTACCCGACTTGGAGTTAGAAGACGATCGCTGGCAAGGGCATTTAAAAGGTTCCCCCCAGGATTTCCTGGCCAGCTTGCAACTCATGGGAGGTAAGCTGATTACAATTGACCTAACGGGTGCTTCCTTAGAAGAGTTTTTTGTCCAACAACTGCGCGATCGGGGGATTACCGTCAGTCAATAA